Proteins from a genomic interval of Acomys russatus chromosome 19, mAcoRus1.1, whole genome shotgun sequence:
- the LOC127203994 gene encoding zinc finger protein 431-like, whose amino-acid sequence MNTVTYHDVLVNFTQEEWALLDSSQKKLYKDVMEETYRNLTAIGYNWEDHNIEEHCQSSRRHGRHKRSHTGEKTAEYNLCGKAFAYHSHPLRHERIHSGEKPFEGTQYGEAFAYHGSLQIHENTHIGEKCYECKQCGKVFAYHSSLRRHERIHTGEKPYECNQCGKAFTRHSHLQRHERSKSHRNHLQICNRTHTGEKPYECNQCGKVFASRSHLRSHERTHTGEKPYECNQCGKAFAQHSHLQRHERSKSHQNHLEVHNRTHTGEKTYECNQCDKVFTRNSTLLMHRRIHTGERPYECNECNKAFAYNKSLQIHKRTHTGEKPYECNQCGKAFACHNSLQIHKRTHTGEKPYECNQCGKAFACHSSLRIHKRTHTGEKPYECNQCGKEFACKNHLLIHKRTHTGEKPYECNHCGKAFACQNTLQIHERTHTGEKPYECNYCGKAFACPSSLRIHKRTHTREKHNECNQCGKAFACNSYLLIHKTTHTGEKPYECNQCGKAFSCPSHLRMHKRTHTRKKHHVCNQCGKAFSQHSHLLSHKRTHTGEKPYECNQCGKAFSQQSHLQSHKSTHTGEKPYECKQCGKAFAQRSHLKRHERIHTGEKCYECNQCGKYFSQHSNLRVHKRTHTGEKLCDSIQYVKSFAHYSRLEDMKELILKGV is encoded by the exons AACACAGTGACCTACCATGATGTGCTTGTGAACTTCACCCaagaagagtgggctttgctggattcTTCCCAGAAGAAACTTTACAAAGATGTGATGGAAGAGACCTACAGAAACCTCACTGCTATAG GTTACAATTGGGAAGACCATAATATTGAAGAACATTGTCAAAGTTCTCGAAGAcatggaag GCATAAGAGaagtcatactggagagaaaactGCTGAATATAATctgtgtggtaaagcctttgcatatcacaGTCATCCTctaaggcatgaaagaattcattctGGAGAGAAACCCTTTGAAGGTACTCAATATGGTGAAGCCTTTGCATATCACGGTAGTCTCCAAATTCATGAAAATACACATATAGGAGAGAAATgttatgaatgtaagcaatgtggtaaagtctttgcATACCACAGTTCTCTTcgaaggcatgaaagaattcatacaggagagaaaccttatgaatgtaatcaatgtggtaaagcctttacacGTCatagtcatcttcaaaggcatgaaagatcAAAATCACATCGAAATCATCTTCAAATATGTAatagaacacatactggagagaaaccatatgaatgtaaccaatgtggtaaagtctttgcAAGTCGCAGCCATCTCCGaagtcatgaaagaacacatactggagagaaaccttatgaatgtaatcaatgtggtaaagcctttgcacagcacagtcatcttcaaaggcacGAAAGATCGAAATCACACCAAAATCATCTTGAAGTACATAatagaacacatactggagagaaaacctatgaatgtaatcaatgtgataaagtCTTTACACGTAACAGTACTCTCTTAATGCATAGAAGAATACATACTGGAGAGAGACCCTATGAATGTAATGAGTGTAATAAAGCCTTTGCATATAATAAgagtctccaaatacataaaagaacacatactggggagaaaccctatgaatgtaaccaatgtggtaaagcctttgcatgtcacaatagtctccaaatacataaaagaacacatactggagagaaaccttatgaatgtaatcaatgtggtaaagcctttgcatgtcacagtagtctccgaatacataaaagaacacatactggggagaaaccctatgaatgtaaccaatgtggtaaagaaTTTGCTTGTAAGAATCATCTtctaatacataaaagaacacatactggagagaaaccctatgagtgtaatcattgtggtaaagcctttgcatgtcagaATACtcttcaaatacatgaaagaacacatactggagagaaaccttatgaatgtaactattgtggtaaagcctttgcgtGTCCCAGTAGTCTccgaatacataaaagaacacataccagagagaaacacaatgaatgtaaccaatgtggtaaagcctttgcatgtaaCAGTTATCTCCTAATacataaaacaacacacactggagagaaaccatatgagtgtaaccaatgtggtaaagccttttcatgTCCCAGTCATCTCCGAatgcataaaagaacacatactagaAAGAAACACCATgtatgtaaccaatgtggtaaagcatTTTCACAACACAGTCATCTCCTAAGTCATAAAAggacacatactggagagaaaccctatgaatgtaaccaatgtggtaaagccttttcacaaCAAAGTCATCTCCAAAGTCATAAAAGTactcatacaggagagaaaccttatgaatgtaagcagtgtggtaaagcctttgcacagcgCAGTCATCttaaaaggcatgaaagaattcatacaggggaaaaatgctatgaatgtaaccaatgtggtaaataCTTTTCACAACACAGCAATCTCCGggtacataaaagaacacacactggagagaaactctGTGATAGTATTCAATATGTTAAATCCTTTGCACATTACAGTCGTCTTGAGGACATGAAAGAACTCATACTGAAGGGAGTCTGA